Within Topomyia yanbarensis strain Yona2022 chromosome 2, ASM3024719v1, whole genome shotgun sequence, the genomic segment GACAACAGATTCTTGACATCAGATGCTTTCAACGACTTCGGTTAGGAATGAATCCAGACCCACTGGGGTGAGTGTCGGTCATGCTTATCACTCAACCACGAGCGTCGTCAGTTATTTTATTTAAGAATTGAAATTCACGTGACTTTGCAGCGACCATGGTATCTTCGGAATGAATGTACCGatcaattgaataaaaaaattctcagcTGTTCCTAATTGTTACAGCTAGTTCGTGAACAAACGTATTGTTATTTGTAAGACCATtcatattatatatatatatatatatatatatatatatatatatatatatatatatatatatatatatatatatatatatatatatatatatatatatatatatatatatatatatatatatatatatatatatatatatatatatatatatatatatatatatatatatatatatatatatatatatatatatatatacataactAAATTTTTGTTACGCGTGAAAATGAGTTGGGTAGTAATGAGTtattaataatataatattttcatttcaagtgttttccgTTCTATTAACCAGCGTCACTTCGATATTTAGGTTCGTGGTTGTCGAGCGCATTCTCACGAATACATGCTGCTCTGGAATCATAGGCAGAATTGAATCACGACAAAGGTGTTCTGAAATAAGTTTATATTCTGATTCTGCCCCACTGTTTCATTTTGTTATTGATTGGATTGAATACGCTGACCAACTCTGCCAAAACAAAATTCCCTGCACCTTTCAGAATCGACGAGCACTACGATAAGGCACAGTTCacatggtgtacggattttttcgacaGAGATTGTCAACTTAGATTTGAAgcagtaaatatttttaaatttaaaatatcggAAAATTAAGTGCTTTCCTGAGTCATTGCAATCTCATACACTCAAGTTTTCGTTGCGGCGATCTGACTTAACTATAAAAATGGTCTGCACTGATTCATAATCATTGAGTTGttataatttaataaaattatctgTAAAGCGATTATTTTTGAAGCCGCGTGTTTTCGCTACATCATTGAATTCAAAACCCGCAACATTTCATGCATTCAATAATCCTggatctgttaaatagtgattCAGTACTAACCTGGATCTGCGGGGTTGGTGGTATTGAAGCGCAAAAAGAATTGCGGCACTTTTGAGTTGGCATACGCCCGAGGACTTGCAACTGCAGTAGAGTACACCGGATCATCGTTTTCAGTCTTTTGCGCCGATCGAATTATGTCAAAATCTAGCATGTTGCTTGCACGGGTGTACAATTCCTGTACGCAATCCTCCTGCTCGGTATCCTCCGGATCATATAGACGACGCATTTCATACCACTTGCCGGTGAACTGTGTATCGCGGAAAACGAAACATTTATTATTGTTTGTGCAAAAAAACCCGTGCCATGAGTCAGCGCGTGCGCTGGAAAGACCAGACGCGGAATCCTTACCCGATTCTCTTTGAATGTGTATGCCTCGTCGAAGTGCAAGCAGTTCTTTTGGTAAATAATTGAAGTTACCATAGAGATCGATCCCAGAAGCAGCAGAGCCGTTGTTATCTCCGATCGTGGCATTGTGGACGCCCACTAGTTGAAGGATCTAGTTCTATTTCTAGTGATAAAAAACGTGGTCTTTTGTTTTGTGTGCAAACAATTGACAGAATCGTAGCCGTTGTAGGGCGAATAGCGATCGTGCTTTTGCTGACAACGTCGAATACTGACTGACTTTTCAAATGCACGCTATCAGTACGCTCAGAGAGTAGATCGGAAGCTCGTTACTTTGCCTCGGGGTCAGTTAGTAGGTAGTTGTACAAACAACGTTCGATTTTATTGAGAGAAGTGAGAATAATTTATACTGATATAGAGCTCGCATGATCTGGACCGGAGCAACACTGGGAAATCCATTTCACTCGCACTCGCTCGATACTAAAAGGCATTAACTCTTGTACGCCAACGTTCCGAGAATAAATATGCGTAATTCTTAAATGACTACAACGAAgtcaataaaaatttatttgatataAGTACGAACAAATTTCATTTAAAAGGAATGATCGATTTTATTCCAACTCTTCGATTTTTTTCTAATGTTTTATTTGTGCTACGACAAGCGCGATAAACAAGAACCCTATTAGAGAAACTGCCATCGTTGGAGCATTACCACAGTAGTCGCTGCCTTGTTTGGTCGGTCTGAACGAATCCTTTGCTAAGTTGGCCGCTATGACATTGTTAGCCAGTACCAACGCCGTTGATTCCAATGTAGGTTTGCGAGAAAGTACCCAAGCAGATTCTAGAATGGAAATGAAGGACAATACAAGATTTCTTGCGTTATAACTCTACTACAACTAAATGTTTCCTACCGATGGAGTTGAGGCCGTTTGGTCGGCAGGACCAAACCACGGAATAGTCCTGATAATCAGTTGCCAGTATCCAGTAGTCTGAGTCGGTAGTTGTCGCCGGGGTGCTGTCGAAACGAACTTTCAACTTGGCCTCACCATTGGTGGTAGCGAGTAGTGCTCGTCCCTGACTGCTCAACAGATCCTGACTGGGTAGCTGTTTCATACTGTTATTTATGGCTACTTCCATCGTGGTGGGGTTCAACGTGTACTGGGCTGTGACACAATCCCCGTTCGGCTGGTTTACATTTTCATAACGCTTTATTTCATACCAGATGCCCATGTACTGCAAGTTCAGAGAAGTTATTGAAATTAATAGATATAACAAGAGTCAAATAAATTGTAACTCATGGAAAATTTATATATCTAGTTTGCAGTATTATAACTGGTATTTCAATTGTTCTTCCATAAAGGcagcatattattttgaataCAATTATCGCTGAGCCTATACCAAAGGTGTGTTCGCTTTGTCCACTTCAGGAGCAAAAGCAGTATAGCAATCATAATCGATAATAATCCCTACAAACCTGAAACATCGATATAGAATAGCttgaaatcttttaaaaaaaaatttcttcagctCCTTGCTCtaccttgagtactatggcttttaatataaaaaaaccTCAGCTTGGAATGGAAAACGGACCTACTGGACTGAGCGGCGGTCGCATACCGCTCAACCACCGGCGTCGTCTTTGATCAAAATTTGGTCAAACAacgataaattttttttaattttcttaagTATTCCAAATAGCATACAGAATACAGAAAAATATTCAGCTAAGCATTCGGTTGACCGTCTTTTAACTATTGCCATCAAATTATGCCACCTCGTCCATTTTTTCGCCACAGCCAGTTTACTTTAACAGTTTTGGATCTTCTTCAGGTTCTGCTTGACGATGGACCAATAGCCCTCGATTGGGCCGAGCTCTAGTGTGTTGGGAGGATTCTTGTCCTTGGGCGCCACAAGAACCTTGTAGGCGTTATATCACATGACCTTTTTCCGTAATGGCTGCATTAAAAATCCAGCCAAAATATCGTGGAATCGTATTGCTTCATGACAGGTAGCAGACGTTTTGCATGCACTCTGTCACATAAATTTCCTTGTTAATGGGCTCGGTCGCAATAAAAATGTCGCTTTTCAAACCAAAGGTACAGAAAACctgccaaaccagatatttcTGTGTGAACTTCTACAGCTTCATATGCTTGAAAATATTGGCCACTGTTCCTCCGGCTGGTGATAGTTGATTTGGTAACTTTTAACGGTTTCGCTAATTGGACGTGCAAGTAATTCGGATTCAGGCTACACGCGAGCAAATTATTTTGTGTTGCTCCTCTTGCTTGGACGACACTTTTATAGCTgcaaatgtcaaataaaaaggcaTCTTTCTGCACGCAGGCAATTGATCGTAAAATCTCGCTACGAAATTTTTAGTAGCTTTGAAAgatttatcaatattttcacaTTTATCCAGATTTATCCAGATGACGGTATCAGTCTTTGTAAATACAACTTCCAATGTGTTCGATAGTGTTACCGACTTTTTGGTTTCAGGGAAAACTTATTCAGGTGATTTTTGCGAGACTTTCATTTAAGGGAATGTAGTATAGGTTGGGACGGGTTTGTTTAGAAGCTGATATCTTGTTTCCATGACAATATGTTTAGCTTGTAGTACACCATTTTGTAGATATATTTAGTTGCTTAATGTCTACGAATGGAAGATGTTTACTTGCAATTTTAAATAAGACTCAGGGTTAATTTTCTGCATGACGGCAAAAtggccatacaaattttgtcctataggttgggacacttcaaacaatttaaataattaaagacaatttaaactttaatgcattatatttatttttttggttaataCTTAattgttaattggtattttagaaTAAGAATAAGTAGCTGAAATACTTATTTACTTCCATTTCCAGTTAATCTTACAGCCTTTACATGTAAAACTTGTACGCAATCTTGTACGCATGCGTAAGTGCATGGTGTCCCAACTTATGCGATACGCTTGTCCCAAcctattttttgaagaaaagaaGTCCAATGAAGCAAACGCAAAACCCTGATCGGTAGTAATATTTCAGTTACTTCTTaacactttaaaattatttacgttgcaattttgatgaaaaagatTCAATTTAAAATGGTCCAAAAATCAGCACAACAAAAGCTTTTCCGCTCGTTTTTTGATACTGCTCAGTGCAGCTGTGACAAGAATGAACTATAACTTCAACTTGGCATAAAATGTGAGCTACAGCCGACTCTAGTatgtgctaaaaataacagatggCAGCACTGCATAAGAACGCAAATATCGAAAATATCGAGCTGTCCCAACCTATAGAGCGTCCAAACCTATGCGACAATCCTTATATATTTagtacaatattattgaaaaactcataattaaaatttttcacAAATTGCAGAAATagtgtcaaaatggaaatgtaataaattgaaataaaaacaaaaagtaCATTCAATGGAGGTAAAATTTAATGAGAGAAAAACAAAGtgacatttaaaaaatagaaaaggattaataataaaaaatagaaaaggataaagaaaaacaaagtgacatttaaaaaatagaaaaagattAATAATTTGCATTTAGTAAAAAATTTACctgcatcaaaaataaaaaacaaaatccATAACAGAGTAACGACAGAAAAAGGATAAAATTACGGcaatggaaaaattaaaaaaatgaaagtatgtaaacaatatgaagaaatagcaaaataaaacaGATTGCATAATAGATACAATCAAATTAAATGCAGGAAATGAAAAAGGAGATTAGAATCAttgaagaaatttaaaaatattgcaaaatgggTAAAATAGTAAAAAGCGAGCATTTTCCATTACATGGAAAACAGTAGAAATGGCGAAAGAAAGAATaatgaatgcaaaaaaatatataaaagactagtataaacaaatatagaaatgaacgaaacggATCCACTGAGTTGGATGTAAAATCAAGAATTGTACGAAATGTTAGAAATATACAAATTAGTAGCATATTAACGGaaagcatgaaaacaagaaaatgggaaaatgttaaaaatgtttcgGAATAGAAGAAAtgttaaaatacaaaaatttaataaaaagataagaataaaataactatgaaaaattaaaaatggacaagttatttaaaaaaaactaacaaaaaaaataaatgggaaCAATTGGACGAAAtagattgaagaaaaaattaaaaaggaaCAATGGCGAAACCATAGAAAGCATGTTAATTCAAAATGCCCATTTAAAGCATTATTAAGAAATGGGAAAAACAGGaatattaatataaagaaaaacaagagaaaacttaaaaaaataaatggaatATAGAATAAATAAACCTATATAAAgtaaaattggaaataaaattaaaaaaacgcaaaaagatcaaaacaaaataataggtaaaataatcaaatgaaaaaaagtaACAAAATTGAAAACATGGAATTCAAAACTGTTTAAATACTACAGGTAATGGAATATACATATAACAAACAATGGGAGAATATTGAAAAGaaaagcataaatttcaaaactgataaatggagAACAGAAAATATCACATAagcataaaaataattaaaaccaaagaaataaaaaaaaatcaaagcaaatAAGAGAatcatgaaatgaaaaatttgaaaaagcggATGGAGGAATATTAAAATATTGGTTTATTGGAAGATATGAAAGATTACAAAGAAATAATAGGAAATAAAAGTTTAGTTAAATAAATTaactaaatttaataaaataaattaaaaaagcaTATGCAAAAGGAACGAATAGAAGATAGATAAAAGCAAATatgaaacaagagaaaaaatggaaaaaatcatttgaattgGGAAATTTAATTAAAGATGACAAAAACTTTCGGGTTGTTGTatttaaataaaacttttaAAGTGAATATGAAAAATTACTATGAACTGTTTTCTTCGTGTATTATCGTGTATTTTCATGTTTCTTGATTTGTGGACTTATTCAGAAATTGTTTCACAAATCCTTTTAGACCAGTCGAGCATTCTAAAAGTAGGTTGCTGAATTTTCTTCATCTTTCTAATAGATTCTTTTGTGATTCATTTAACAGCAACGACGGATTGAAATAAGTAGAAATAGAAGTTATATCGTCCTGAAAAGATAAAAATTTGACCATGTCCATCATATGACAGTTGTCCACTGTGCGTTGAAAGTTTGTGAGTTgtaattgaattttcaaatagtattgaaataatatttgatagaataattttttaTGTTCAAAGTCCGGGCCCCCTCCACAACTctgggcccggggggaaacatcCCGTCCTCCCTCCCCTCTCGGGGGCTCTGGATACAAAAAACGTAAACGAATGGAGAATAAAGTTATCATTCAAAACCTAATTTTAAAGGCTCTTCCATATAAAATGGCCCATAACATGAGAGCTGTTCACCTTTgttaacattaaagggcaagccgggcctctcagggcCATCTacattcaagctcctttttgcgttttcatatagaaaggttatgcaatcggtcgaattttcgactttttaaccgagacccgcagggccaaatctcttataccattcgactcagttcgtcgagatcgtaaaatgtctgtatgtgtgtatgtatgtatgtatggatgtatgtatgtggcaaacaatctcaccgatttttctcagaggtggctggaccgatttgtacaaatttagtctcaaatgaaaggtacagccttcccatcggtcgctattgatttttttcattgatccgactttcggttctggagttacggattgaagagtacaatcacacagcaaatttccatagaaactgataccaccatgatgtccaaatgatgcaatatatattaaaatatgtgcaacattacttggctttgcatgtctagatcattaatgacccatcgaaggcacttcgaccacattggccagctatgacggttcttgatgccccgggggaacttaccaagttcctaagataatgtcatacctatttctcagcgaattctttaccgatttttacaaacttggtttcaaatgaaaggtacagcattcccattggctgctgttgaatttataattgatccgacttccggttccggatttacaggatgatgagtacgaatacgcagcaaatcccgatttcagcgtataaggcgatggatgtaaaaagatcaaattttttttccaaaaggtgagtactcggaagatcacgtcgactgtcgattggttctgagctccatttcgtttgaacacgaccaataaatgtttatgGGTTTCAGATTTtattcagatttttcttccgagtctgcatcagattcatcgtcgaaAGCAATATCAtgcacatcttcttcctcgctttgcaaatcagtttcggaatcgtctgctgttgaatttgctcgaatttcttccattattttagattctttgagacgattgaaaacatgggcatatcgtcttataggcatttcaattttttgttgtttctagatcgtacaatttgaataattacgacaaccatttataacacaaagaatagacaacaaaaatagacaataacgacagagttaggttatgttgcatccaaataattgtcaagtagaccacagtgggtgaaataaaagtatttacccagaAAAATATGACACCCGTCATGAGCTATTttaacatttcttataaaagaattcgctcaaactttcaagatttttttcttataagaaaaggtaaaaagataaaatcaatcaaaacatgaaaaaataatgCTAATATGAAGacgaactcatcaaaatgtttttttagataaatattaatgtataaaacccgtggtattcctagtaaatattgcatgcacaccgggcctgccaggcccggcttgccttttggTGCATTCAAAGATAGCTGCGCAGCACTCCATAGATgacaatttcacaattctttattttttttatagatttcaaagctacttatcaaaatttccatgcccaagcttatactgcatacacatttttttataactaaaaaattgtaacgtgccgggcttCTGAGACCCGCATGCCTTTTTGAATAATACaagctacaactttgctgaagatataCAGTCTTCATCTTGAtcagtaacaaaaataaaatttgtatttcacagaggtgaattaatcactcaACCAAATATTCTTGTAGAAGCATACTCAT encodes:
- the LOC131684431 gene encoding apolipoprotein D-like, which codes for MPRSEITTALLLLGSISMVTSIIYQKNCLHFDEAYTFKENRFTGKWYEMRRLYDPEDTEQEDCVQELYTRASNMLDFDIIRSAQKTENDDPVYSTAVASPRAYANSKVPQFFLRFNTTNPADPDTPIDIVQTDYWNYAIVYSCSSINTTTVSESARILVRSRSLPKHAADFISKFETDHFKHPEHKWRMTKQSDVFCKPNILVYNGAVGGDRNVAIWQSIAQVLIVYLLSKLYL